One window from the genome of Nicotiana tomentosiformis chromosome 5, ASM39032v3, whole genome shotgun sequence encodes:
- the LOC104096124 gene encoding SKP1-like protein 1 — protein sequence MASSSTMGEETMLTLKSGDNEEFHLEESLVLQSDLIKTMVKEERVSTIPLPSIKSKTLVKIIEYLKKHAELTATSNKEDFKNFQKEFVNVVLEELLDITVAVNYLKISGLLEFCCQAVADRIKDKSVEAIQKIFKIESDFTSEEVAEFKRETPWAFEGDLDDTTN from the coding sequence AtggcatcatcatcaacaatggGAGAGGAAACAATGTTGACATTGAAGAGTGGTGATAATGAAGAATTTCACCTTGAGGAATCTTTGGTCTTACAGTCTGATCTTATCAAGACCATGGTGAAAGAGGAACGTGTTTCCACCATCCCATTGCCTAGCATCAAAAGCAAGACGCTGGTTAAAATCATTGAATACCTCAAGAAACATGCGGAGCTCACTGCTACCTCGAACAAAGAAGACTTCAAGAATTTCCAGAAAGAGTTTGTGAATGTTGTCTTAGAAGAACTGCTTGACATAACCGTGGCAGTAAATTATCTTAAAATCAGTGGTTTGCTGGAATTCTGTTGCCAGGCTGTGGCTGACAGAATAAAGGACAAGAGCGTTGAAGCCATTCAAAAGATTTTTAAAATTGAAAGTGATTTCACCTCAGAAGAAGTGGCAGAGTTTAAAAGGGAAACTCCTTGGGCCTTTGAAGGTGACCTTGATGATACCACCAACTAG
- the LOC104096126 gene encoding SKP1-like protein 1 encodes MASSTTGEKKMLTLKSGDNEEFYVEESLVLQSDLIKIMVKEERVSTIPLPSIKSKTLVKIIEYLKKHAELTTTSNNEDFKNFQKEFVNVVLEELLDITVAVNYLKISGLLEFCCQAVADRIKDKSVQAVQKIFKIESDFTSEEVAEFKRETPWAFEGDLDDTTN; translated from the coding sequence ATGGCATCATCAAcaacgggagaaaagaaaatgttGACATTGAAGAGCGGTGATAACGAAGAATTTTATGTTGAGGAATCTTTGGTCTTACAGTCTGATCTTATCAAAATCATGGTAAAAGAGGAACGTGTTTCCACCATCCCATTGCCTAGCATCAAAAGCAAGACGCTGGTTAAAATCATTGAATACCTCAAGAAACATGCGGAGCTCACTACTACCTCGAACAATGAAGATTTCAAGAATTTCCAGAAAGAGTTTGTGAATGTTGTTTTAGAGGAACTACTTGACATAACCGTGGCAGTAAATTATCTGAAAATCAGTGGTTTGCTGGAATTCTGTTGCCAGGCTGTGGCTGACAGAATAAAGGACAAGAGCGTTCAAGCCGTTCAGAAGATTTTTAAAATTGAAAGTGATTTCACCTCAGAAGAAGTGGCAGAGTTTAAAAGGGAAACTCCTTGGGCCTTTGAAGGTGACCTTGATGATACCACCAACTAG